The Rhodoferax ferrireducens T118 DNA segment CCCCCGGCGGAGGAAAACCGGCCGCTGACCTGGCCCAATTGGCCCATGAAACTGCGCACCAGTTCCAGCCACGAGGAGGGTTGCACCCGTGAGTTCGCCGTTTCCACCAAGGAATTCATCGGTGAAAAAGGCAAACTCACAGGCATCAAGACCGTCCATGTTGCGTTCAAGGACGGCCAGATGGTAGAGATTGCCGGTACCGAGAAAACCTACCAGGCCGATTTGGTGTTGCTGGCCATGGGTTTTGTCCATCCGGTCGCCACGGTGCTGGAGGCTTTTGGCGTCGCCAAGGACGCACGCGGCAACGCCAAGGCGACCACCGAGTTCAGCGGCGGCTACGCCACCAATGTGGCCAAGGTGTTTGCGGCGGGCGACATGCGCCGCGGCCAGAGTCTGGTGGTGTGGGCGATTCGCGAAGGTCGCCAGGCAGCGCGAGCGGTGGACGAATTCCTGATGGGATTCAGCAATCTGCCACGCTGAGATCGTCCACCTGGGATTCCAGGCCGGGCTTGGGGCGGGCGGGCGCAGGCCCGAGTCCGTGTAATCCCTTATGATGCAGGGGCCGGGCAAGACCCGGCCTTGTTTTTTCAACACCCCAAATGGCCCCCAATCCCGAATCCCTTGTTGAACTGCGAAATCTCACCTTTGGCTACGGTGAGCAGGTGGTTTTGGACAATATTTCCATGTCGGTACCGCGTGGCAAGGTCACGGCGCTCATGGGCGCATCGGGGGGCGGAAAAACCACCATCCTGCGCCTGATCGGTGGTCAAAACCGGGCCAAGTCGGGTGAGATGCTGTTCGACGGGCAGGATGTCACGCCGATGAACCAGGCCCAGCTCTACGCGGCGCGCCGACGCATGGGCATGTTGTTTCAGTTTGGCGCCCTGTTCGCCGATTTGTCGGTGTTTGAGAACGTGGCGTTTCCCTTGCGCGAACACACCAACCTCTCAGACCCTCTGATTCGCCACATTGTCCTGATGAAACTCAATGCAGTCGGCTTGCGCGGCGCGCGCGACCTGATGCCCAGCGATCTGTCGGGCGGCATGGCGCGGCGCGTTGCGCTGGCACGCGCCATTGCACTGGACCCGGAACTGGTGATGTACGACGAGCCGTTTTCCGGCCTGGACCCCATTTCACTCGCCATTGCGGCGCGTTTGATCCGCCAGCTCAATGACTCCATGGGCCTGACCAGCGTTTTCGTCTCGCACGAGCTGGAGCAGACCTTCGCCATTTCGGACCACGTCATCATTCTGGCCAACGGCAAAATCGCCGCTCAGGGCACGCCCGAGCAAGTGCGCCAGAGCACCGATCCGCTGGTCTACCAGTATGTGAATGCCTTATCAGACGGCCCGGTGCGCTTCCATTACCCCGGTCCGTCGATTGAAGAAGATTTCAGTGCAGGAGCAACGCCATGAGTTGGTACAAACCCGCTGATATCGGCTTTGCCGCGCGCGGTCAACTGGCCAACTTGGGCCTGGGCGCGCGCCTGTTCATTCGCCTGCTGACCACCTTGGGGCCGAGCTTCAAACGCTTCGGCCTGATCCGCGACCAGATTCACTTTCTGGGCAACTACTCGCTGGCCATCATCGCGGTGTCGGGCTTGTTTGTCGGTTTTGTATTTGGCTTGCAGGGCTACTACACGCTGCAGCGCTACGGCTCATCCTCCGCCCTGGGCCTGCTGGTGACCCTCACGCTGGTGCGCGAACTGGGTCCGGTGGTGACCGCCTTGTTGTTTGCCGGCAGGGCCGGTACCTCGCTCACCGCGGAGATCGGGCTGATGAAAGCGGGCGAACAAATCAGCGTCATGGAGATGATGGCGGTGGACCCGGTACAGCGCATTCTGGCACCGCGCTTCTGGGCCGGTGTGATCACCATGCCCTTGCTGGCCGCCGTGTTTAGCGCCATGGGCATCATTGGTGGTTGGGTGGTGGGCGTGCTGATGATTGGGGTCGATGGTGGTTCATTCTGGAGCCAGATACAGGAGGGTGTCGATGTCTGGCAAGACCTGGGCAACGGCATTGTCAAAAGCATTGTGTTTGGTTTTACCGTGACTTTTATCGCGCTGCTGCAGGGTTTTGAGGCGCAACCCACCCCCGAAGGCGTCGCCAGCGCCACCACGCGCACCGTGGTCGTGGCATCGCTGGCCGTGCTGGGACTTGATTTCATTCTGACCGCCATGATGTTTACGGTGTGAAGACCGAACAAATCGAAGAGAAAAAATATGCAACGCTCGAAAAATGATGTCTGGGTTGGCCTGTTTGTGCTGATCGGGGCGGCGGCCATTCTGTTCCTGGCCTTGCAGGCAGCCAATTTGTTGACCCTGAGTTTTGAAAAAACCTACCAGGTGAGCGCCAAATTTGACAACATTGGCGGACTCAAGCCCAAAGCAGCAATCCGCAGTGCGGGCGTGGTGGTCGGCCGGGTAGAAAAAATAGTGTTTGATGACAAATCATTTCAGGCCCGCGTGACCCTGGCACTGGAAAAGCAGTATGTATTCCCCAAGGACAGTTCCCTTAAAATTCTCACCAGCGGCTTGCTCGGTGAGCAATATTTGGGGCTGGAGCCCGGTGCCGATGAGAAAACGCTGGCCGCTGGTGACACCATCTCCAGCACGCAGTCGGCGGTGGTGCTGGAAAATCTGATCAGTCAATTTTTGTTCAGCAAGGCTGCCGATAGCAGCACGCCTGCTGCCGATGGGGTCAAAAAATGACCGGGAGTGGCCAAA contains these protein-coding regions:
- a CDS encoding ABC transporter ATP-binding protein yields the protein MAPNPESLVELRNLTFGYGEQVVLDNISMSVPRGKVTALMGASGGGKTTILRLIGGQNRAKSGEMLFDGQDVTPMNQAQLYAARRRMGMLFQFGALFADLSVFENVAFPLREHTNLSDPLIRHIVLMKLNAVGLRGARDLMPSDLSGGMARRVALARAIALDPELVMYDEPFSGLDPISLAIAARLIRQLNDSMGLTSVFVSHELEQTFAISDHVIILANGKIAAQGTPEQVRQSTDPLVYQYVNALSDGPVRFHYPGPSIEEDFSAGATP
- the mlaE gene encoding lipid asymmetry maintenance ABC transporter permease subunit MlaE, producing MSWYKPADIGFAARGQLANLGLGARLFIRLLTTLGPSFKRFGLIRDQIHFLGNYSLAIIAVSGLFVGFVFGLQGYYTLQRYGSSSALGLLVTLTLVRELGPVVTALLFAGRAGTSLTAEIGLMKAGEQISVMEMMAVDPVQRILAPRFWAGVITMPLLAAVFSAMGIIGGWVVGVLMIGVDGGSFWSQIQEGVDVWQDLGNGIVKSIVFGFTVTFIALLQGFEAQPTPEGVASATTRTVVVASLAVLGLDFILTAMMFTV
- the mlaD gene encoding outer membrane lipid asymmetry maintenance protein MlaD, whose protein sequence is MQRSKNDVWVGLFVLIGAAAILFLALQAANLLTLSFEKTYQVSAKFDNIGGLKPKAAIRSAGVVVGRVEKIVFDDKSFQARVTLALEKQYVFPKDSSLKILTSGLLGEQYLGLEPGADEKTLAAGDTISSTQSAVVLENLISQFLFSKAADSSTPAADGVKK